In Opisthocomus hoazin isolate bOpiHoa1 chromosome 14, bOpiHoa1.hap1, whole genome shotgun sequence, the following proteins share a genomic window:
- the LOC142363084 gene encoding uncharacterized protein LOC142363084 produces the protein MDSLTEQRLTSPNLPAPHLEHYSVLHCTMTLDVQTVVVFAVIVVLLLVNVILMFFLGTR, from the coding sequence ATGGACAGTCTTACAGAGCAGAGGTTGACTTCTCCAAATCTGCCAGCCCCCCATCTCGAACACTACAGTGTTCTGCATTGCACCATGACCTTGGATGTTCAAACGGTGGTCGTTTTTGCCGTGATTGTGGTGCTATTGCTTGTGAATGTCATACTCATGTTCTTCCTGGGCACTCGTTAA